TTCCGGTCATTCGCGGCGACCTGCCCGATACGTGGATACACGGCGTCATGTCGATGCCCATCGAGAGCGGCATCGCGCGGCGCGTGCGGCCGCAACTTGCCGCCGTGGAGACGCTCGACACGCTGCTTGGATTGTGGGGCATCAATCAAACGGACATCACCGGCGATCTCGCAAAGGCCTATGAACAAAGCCTCCTCTTCGGCGAACATACCTGGGGCTTCGACGCGAAACGCTTCCCGCGCCTCTACGGCGATGCGTGGAAGCTGAAGTATGCCGAGGGGGCCTACAAGGACCTTGAAGCGTCGTGGCAAGAGAAGGGCAACTACGTGTACACGATGTCGAACCTCGTGAAGCCAGCGCTTGCGCAGCGCATGGACGCGTTGGCCAAGGCGGTTAAGAACGACGCACCGCGCATCGTCGTGTTCAATCCGCTGACGTGGCCTCGCGACGGCGAGGTCGGCGTCGAACTCGATGCGCCCCCGAGGGGACGCCTGATCGATGCCGCCACGAACGAAGAGGCCCCATACGATGCGACGGGGCGGAATATTCGCTTCGTGGCGCGGAACGTACCTTCAACGGGGTACCGCACGTATCTGTTCGATGATGCGGCGCCGGCCGCGTCGCCGGCGTTGTCCGTGGACGAATCCGCGCATTGCATGGAGAACGCTCACCTTCGAGTGACGCTCGATCTGAATCGAGGGTGCATAGCATCCATAGTCGACAAGGCGTCGGGCCGCGAACTGGTGGACGCGTCGAACGCGTACGGTGTGGGGCAGTACCTCTACGAGCGTTTCAGTCAGAATGAGACGAGGGCGTATTTCGAGGCCTATTCCAAGAGTCAGGCGGATTGGGCCGTGGGCGATTTCGACAAACCCGGCCTGTTGCCTCCGGACCAAGCGCCGTATCGCGCGTCAACGCCGCAGACATGGAGCGTTTCCTATCCGCGTGGTGAAACCTACGTCGTGGCCGTAATGGAAGCCAAGCCCTCCCCCGAGATACCGCATACGGTGAGGACTGTCGTGACCCTGCTCGCCGACTGCGCCTTTGTCGATGTCGCGTGTTCCATCGAGAACAAGCCCGCCGACCCCTGGCCCGAAGCGGGCTGGCTATGCTTCCCGATGAACGTATCGCAACCCCAGTTCCAACTCGGGCGCTTGGGCGGCATCGTGGACCCCGCGAACGATGTGGTCTACGGCTCCAACCATGATGTGTATTGCCTCAATACCGGCATGGCGGCCTTCGACGCGACCGGCGCGGGCGTCGCGTTGTGTCCGCTGGATTCGCCGCTCGTCAGTCTCGAGCGCCCGGGGCTGTGGCGTTACTCGAAGGACTTCCAGCCCAAAACCGCCACGGCTTTCGTCAACGTCTACAACAATCAATGGAGCACGAATTTCCAGCAATGGGTCGGCGGCACGTGGGCATCGTGTGTGCGTATATGGCCCGTTAATCCAAGCGACGCAAAAGGCGCATGGGTGTCGCGTTCGTGGGAAGCGCGCTTGCCGCTGCTTGCCGCGTGTGCTACAGGAACCGGTGGCGGCTTGCCGTTGTCGCAGCAAGGCGTGCACGTGTCGCGTGAGGGTGTTCTCATGACCGCATTCGGGCGCAATCCGGATGGTAAAGGTCTCGTGATGAGGTTCTGGGAGCAGGCCGGGCAAGGCGGACCGCTCACCGTCACGTTGCCGGAAGCGTGCGCGAAGTTCACGCGTATCCGCCCCATTGATCTGCGTGGAACGCCCGCGAAGGAACATCCTCGGACTTCGGATCATCGGTTGAGCATTGACTTGCCGCCTTATGCGCCGGCAAGCTTCGTTCTTGCAGACAGATAACACCTTGTGATCGCGCAACACACCGGAAGGAAATGCGATGTTACGAAGAAGCGTATCAAACGCAACGCAGTATGCTATCAGGAGGTTCTTGGTCGTGCGTGCATTTGAACGATGGCTTATCCGAAGCGCGTTCGCCTGTGCTCTATTGACCCTGCACGCCTTTGCTCAAGGCCCCGGTTTCCACGTGGATGTGTTTCCCGATAGCGAGACATACCCGCGCAACAGCGAAGGCTCGATCATTGAGTTAACCGATGGGCGGTTGTATCTCGTCGGCACGCGCTTCTACGGCGGCCTGGCTGACGAAGCGGCGGCGAACATCGTGTCGCGCATTTCGAGCGATGGAGGCAGCACGTGGTCGGAGCCGGTTGTTATTCAAGAGAATGTGGGCACGCAAAATGTGATGTCGGCCAGCCTCCAGCGACTGACTGCCGAGCGCACGCCCGACGGCAAACGTGGTGCGGGACCCATCGGTCTCTTCTATCTCGTGACCAACAGCGAAGTGGATTTGAAGGTCTACCTGCGCACCAGCACCGATGAGGCCAAGACGTGGTCAGAACCGCTCTGCGTTACGAATCGCCCCGGTTACCACGTCATGAACAACGACCGCGTCGTGCGCCTTAGCACGGGGCGTCTGCTTTGCCCTGTTGCCTGGACCTCTGACTCGGGCAAAGTGAATCACTACACGTCCCTGTGCTTCATCAGCGACGATCAGGGAAGAACGTGGACTGCGGGCACGGGTTCTGTCGATGCGCCCAAGCGCGGCGCAATGGAACCGGAAGTGATTGAGCGCAAGGATGGAAGCGTGTTGATGCTGATTCGCACACAGACCGGCCGCAACTATGCGGCAGTCTCGCAGGATGGAGGCGATTCGTGGGGTGGCGCCGAGCCGTTTGGTCCAGCCGCGCCGGAGGCCCCGTCCACGCTGCGGCGCATTCCGTCAACCGGCGACTGGCTTCTAATCTTCAATCCCGTCACGGATGCTAACGCGGACCACGGTGGTCAGCGGACCCCGCTTTCCTCGGCCATATCGAAAGACGAAGGCAAGACTTGGTCGACAACGCGGGACATCGAGACGCGCGCGGATCAGGCCTTTGCGTATACAAGCTTGATATTCGCGAACGATCGCGCGTTGATGAGTTACTACGTCCATGACACGAATGCCAAGCGGATCGCGACGCGCTTTCGCTCGATTCCGGTCTCGTGGTTCTACGAGGAAGAACCGAATCCGTAGAATCGCTACCCGGCCAATGCCGCGGTGCGCTTCTCGATGCGCTTGCGCTCTTCGTGATCAAGCACGGCCTTGCGCACGCGAATGGACTGCGGCGTCACTTCCACCAACTCGTCCGGCGCAATCCATTCCAGCGCCGTATCCAGCGTCAGCGTGCGCGGCACGTCAAGCTGCGCAACGTGGTCCTTGCCCGCGGCGCGGTGGTTGGTGAGCGCTTTCCGTTTCGTGGGATTGCACGGCAGGTCGCCGGGGCGCGAATTCTCGCCGATGATCATGCCGGTATAGACTCGCTCCATCGGCTTGACGAACAGCGTGCCGCGCTCCTGTAAATTGTCCAGGCTGTAACTTGTGATCTCGCCCGTGTCCATGCTGATCATCGACCCGCGCTGGCGCGCGACGACTTCGCCGCACCACGGCTCGTAGCCGGTGAAACGCGACGACATAATGCCAAGTCCGCGCGTGTCGGTGAGGAATTCGTTGCGATAGCCGATCAGACCGCGCGTCGGGATCTTGAATTCAAGCCGCAGCAGGCCCGTGCCCGCGTTGTGCATGTTGAACAACTCGCCCTTCCGCTTGGAGATCTTCTCGATCACCACGCCCTGGTAGTCGCCGGGAACATCGATGATCAGCTCTTCCATCGGTTCGAGCAACTGGCCGTTATCGTCGGTGTGCGTGATGATCTCCGGAGCGGAAACGCACAGCTCGAGTCCTTCGCGCCGCATCTCTTCGATGAGAATGGCGAGGTGAAGCTCGCCGCGTCCGCTCACTTTCACGCCATCGGCGCGCCCGAGATCTTCCACGCGCAACGCAACGTTGGTGCGCAACTCGCGGTCAAGCCGCTCCTTGATCTGGCGCAACGTGACGGCCTTGCCTTCCTGTCCGGCAAAAGGACCCGTGTTCACGCAGAACAGCATGGACACGGTGGGCTCCTCGATCTCAAGCGGCGGCAACGCCGGGTTCTCCAATTCGGGCGCGGAGAACGTGTCGCCGATATGGATGTCTTTGGGTCCCGCGATGGATACGATGTCGCCCGCGCACACTTCGTCGGTATCGATGGATTCCAGGCCGCGCGTTACCCATAGGTGTGTGGCGCGTTCTTCCTGAACGTTAACGATCTCCCAACCATGCGCATCGTCGTAGCCTTTCCAGCGTGTTGTCGTGCGAATGAAGTTAGGTCCTTTGCGCAACCGGCCCTGCAAAACGCGTCCGCATCCGACACGGCCGATGTGGTCTTTCCAGGTGATCGTGCAGACCTGCATCAGAAATGGCGCGTCGAGATTCACGTTGGGCGCAGGGACCTTTTCGACGATAGTCTCGAACAAGGCATCCATGCCCGAGCGGTCATCGGTTACCAGATTGCGCACAAACCAGCCGTGCAGGCCTGAGCCGTACAAGACCGGGAAATCCGCCTGCTCGTCGGAAGCGCCCAACTCGAGAAACAGATCGAACGTTTTATTGAGCGCGCTGACGCTGTCCGCGTTGGGTCGATCGGCCTTGTTCACGATGACAATCGGCTTCAGGCCAAGCTTAAGCGCGCGCATCAGCACGTAGCGCGTCTGCGGCATGGGTCCTTCGTTTGCATCGACCAGCAGCAACACGGAATTGACCATCGACAGCACACGCTCGACCTCGCCCGAGAAATCAGCGTGACCGGGCGTGTCGATGATGTTGATAAGGTATCCGCCCCACTCAACCGTGCAATGCTTCGAGCGAATGGTAATACCGCGCTCCCGCTCGATTTCGTTGTTGTCCATCACACGCTCGGCAACGCGCGCGTTCTCGCGAAACGTGTGCGCGGCGCGGAAGATCGAATCGATCAGCGTCGTCTTGCCGTGGTCGATGTGGGCAACAATAGCCAAATTACGAATCTTGTCTGGGGAAGTCATGGGGGCGATTTAATCCTTCGTGTACAGGCGGTGACAAATGCAGGCAGCCGTTCCTGAAGACGAAATAGTATACTTGGGTTCTGTTTCCGCTTCAATAGCGGAGTGTATGATTGTTGTTGTTGAGTCGAATCGGAGGCCTATCGCACTTTGCGCAGATTGCGCAAAGGCTTGCCGGGGCGCGTGTTGCAACGCGCCATTGACGCGACCCCTCCAAAACCGTAAAGATCCCGCGATTCAAAAGGAAACGCGGCGAACCATCAAGGAAGAGCATGAAGGTCGAATTCGAGCGAACGTTTCGCGTGCGCCACTACGAGTGCGACGCATACGAAGACGCTTTCTATACCAGCTATTTGCGCTACACCCAGGAAACGGCGATGGACGCGTCGGCCTCCTTGGGCTTCGACGGCCCGTGGTACGCCGAGCGCGGTACCGTTTGGCTCGTGCGCGACACCGAGATCGAGTATCTCCGCCCGGTGCGCTACGGCGATTCCGTCGTTGTAAAGACATGGGTCGAGAACGTGCGCAAGGTGATGTCAAAACGCGCCTACGAACTGCGGAACTCGAACTCCAACGAGGTTGTGGCGCGGGCCGCAACGGATTGGGCCTACCTCGATGTCAAAACCGGCAAACCGGCGCGAATCCCCGACGAATTCACCGAAATGTTTCTTGCGTCGGGCGGCGGCAGCGCCAACAACAACCGCGAACGTTTTCCCGATCCGCCTGCCCCCGCGGGGCGTGTGTTCAAGCAACACCGGCGCGTTGGCTGGCGTGATGTAGACCCCGCGCAGCACGTAAACAACACGGTCTACCTCGCGTACGCGGAGGATTGCGCCGTCGAGGCCGCGGTAAGCGCAGGCTGGACACCGGAGCGCATGCGCGCGGAGGGCGTATGGTTGATTGCGAGGAAGCACCGCATCGAGTACCGGCAACCCGCCGTGCTGGCGGACGACCTGGAGGTGGCCACCTGGGTTTCCGACGCAGGAGAGGACCGCTTCGTGCGTCATTACGCGATCACGCGTATCGGCGACGGTGTCGTGCTGGCGCGTGCGCGCGCGGAACTGGCATGTATCGAGCCGGAGAAACGAGAAGCTATGCCTATGCCTGAATCGCTACGCAATGCACTAATCGACTGAAAGAGAACCTGATGACCGAACTCCAAATCGAATCTGTACGGTCCGCGGCGGTGAAGGCTGTTGAGGACTCCAAAAGTCCGGGCGCTGTCGTCTATGTAGGAGACTCCGAAAAGACGTACGTGTTTGAGGCGATTGGCAATCGCGCCGTGAAGCCGCGCGAAGAACCTGCCACGAAAGATACGATCTACGATCTCGCGTCGCTCACCAAAGTAATTGCGACAACAACGTCGATCATGTTGCTGCATGAAGAGGGCAAGATCGATCTCGATGCGCCCGCGTCGCACTACGTGCCCATTCCCGCGTTTGGCGCGTTTACCATCCGCCACTGCCTGACGCACACGTCGGGACTGGTCGCGCTGATGCCTTTCTACAAAGAGTGCGACTCCGTGGATGAAATGCTTCAGAAATATGCGGGCGAGCCGCTGAAGTGGCCGCCGGGCACGCGCTGGAAGTACTCGGACGCGGGATTCCTGCTGCTTGGACGCACCGTCGAACTGACGGCGCGCGATTCGCTGGCGTCGTTCACGCGCAAACGCATCTTCGAGCCATTGGGGATGCGCGACACCATGTACAAGCCGCCAAAGGAACTGGCGGCGCGTTGCGCGCCGACGGAGCAGTGCGCGTGGCGAAAACGGATCCTGCGCGGCGCAGTGCACGACGAGAACGCGTTTGCCATCGGAGGAATCGCCGGACACGCGGGCCTCTTCAGCACGGCGGATGACATCGCGAAGTTCGTGCGTGCCTTGCTTGCAGGAAAGATACTCAAACCAGAGACGCTTGAGACCATGTTGCGCCTGGATCAGACTCCCGTCTGGCCTTGGCAGGGCATAGGCTGGCAACTGGACCCCTGGACTTCGAAGAACTGGGGCTTCCTGACCTCGCGCACGGCGTTTGGGCACACGGGGTGGACCGGCACAAGCCTTTGGACTGACGCCAAGACGGGTCTTTTCGCCATTCAACTCGCCAACACCTGCCACCCATCGAGAACAACCCGCGACAACGAAACGTTGCGCAACGTGTTCTCCATCGGCGTGTCACGCGCGGCCTACCCCAACACAACCAACGCGCACTCGGGGCTGGACCGTCTCGTCCGCGAAGACTTCGATCCGTTTCGAGGCAAGCGCATCGCGCTATTGACGCACCATGCTGCGGTGGACCAATTGGGGCGGCACATACTCGACGTGTTCAAGCTCGCTCCAGACGTGACGCTCCAAGTCTTGTATAGCCCGGAGCACGGCCTGCGGGGAACCGCCGAGGCCGGAGAAAAAGTGGGATCCGAAAAGGGCGCCGTTCCGCTGATCAGCTTGTACGGCAATCGGACTGCGCCCACTCCCGAAGAACTGAAAGGGGTCGATTACTTCCTGGTCGATCTGCAGGACGTTGGTTCAAGGTACTACACCTACGCGGCGACGATGAAAGCGTGCATGGAAGCCTGTGCCGCCGCAGGCGTGACGGTGATCGTGCTGGACCGCCCCAATCCCGTCGGCGGAAACGTACTGGAAGGTCCCGTCGCGACAAGTGCTACCAGTCCGGTGTGTTGGGGGAAGGTTCCCATCCGGCACGGGATGACGCTGGGAGAAGTCGCGGCCTACTTCCAGAAGTACGAGCTCAGCGGCAAAGTCTCGCTCGACATCAAGACGCTCGACGCATGGGAACCGGTTCGCTACTTCGACGAGTGTGCGCTGCCGTGGATTCCCCCTTCGCCCAATATCCCGAATCCCAACACGGCGCTGCTTTACGTTGGAATGTGTCTGTTTGAAGGCACGAATCTCAACGAAGGCCGTGGCACGGATACGCCGTTTGAAGTCGTTGGCGCGCCGTGGCTCGACGCGAAACAGGTCATCCATTCGTTGTCCGAGTCCGACGTGCCCGGTTGCAGTCTTGAGCCGATCGAATACACCCCGCGCAGTCTTCCGGGCAAGGCGTCAAGTCCGCGGTTCATGGATGAGTCGTGCAGGGGCATTCGTGTTCGCATCACGGATCGCGCGACGGCACGCCCGTTCACGGCAGCCGTCGCGCTGATTTCGGCCATCCATCGAAAACACGGACGGCGCCTCAAATGGAGCGAACACTTCGATGTGCTCACGGGTTCGGGCGATCTCCGGAAACGCATTGAGCAAGGCGCTTCAGCAAGCGACATCGTGAATTCGTATGCCGAGCCGCTGAAAGCCTTCGATGAGTTGCGTCCAAAGTCCTATTTGCCTGTGGAGGAGAAATCTGTCCCCGTGACGAAGTAGCGCGGCCGATTCATATCTCCAGCTTTGAAGCATAGAGGTGTGTGGACGTAGTCGTGGGAATCTCCGCTCGGCGCGGAATTACGCGATAGGCTGATCGGCCTTGTACATCACCGTAAACAGGAGATCGCCAGACCCCGCCCGGCCACCGTGTTCGTGGCTGAGCACGGTTTGAAGCCCAACAACCTCGACCTTGTTCCTGAGAATCCAGGTGTTGACGGCGTTGTCGATTTCGGCAGGCTTGTCCTCGTATCCTTTAAAGGTCTTGACGAAGATCATGTATTGCTCCTTGACGTTTCGGTGATTGACTCGAAGTGTAGCAAGATTGGGGCATGTTTTTCATGGGGCCGGGCACATTGCGACCGAAGTTTCTCGGGGGCCTTCTATTACTTCTGACCGTTGGCGCGATGGTCTCCGTATTCGGGCGTTCGTACTGGGTTCCGCTGTATTATCGGCTCATGGGATCGCGAAACATTGCAGACGTCATTGCGGAGTTGGAGCCGAGAGCGGGCGCCGTTTGGCGCGACCACTGCGCGCAGCAGGGCGTGGCTTTTCCACCCAAGTCCGTCACGCTGGTTTGCATAAAGGAAGACAAAATGATCGAAGTCTGGGCGGACGGCGCGCCTGCTCACAAACTTGCGACGCTTGCGCTCACCGCATACAGCGGCAAGCCCGGCCCGAAGCTCCGAGAAGGCGACCTGCAGATACCGGAAGGCATCTATCCGCTGACGGTTCTAAATCCCAACAGTTCGTTTCATCTTTCCATTCGCGTCGGCTATCCCAATGCTTTTGACAAATCATGGGCAAGGGAAGAAGGACGCACGAATCTTGGCGGCGACATCTATATTCACGGCAAAAGTGCGTCCGTGGGATGCATGGCGATTGGCGATGCGGCCATTGAAGAACTCTTCTATTTGGCGCATGCCGTTGGCTTGGCGAATACACGAATAATGGTCATTCCGAACGACTTCCGAAAGACCGGCGTCCCCGATGCTCAGTCTATGCCTGCCAAGGTGCATGAACTGTACGGAACGATCGAAGCGGAGCTGAACGCATACCGTGAGACGGTTGTTAAGGAGGGAACATGACTGGTCCACGGCCTGTTCGAGTCGAAGAGCTTCCGTCGCTCCGAGCATTGGTGAACAGCGTATTTCTTCCGGATTCGGCCAACGACATGTTCCAATTCTTCCCGCAACTGTTCAACGAACAGAACTGCGGCAATCTGTTGGTATTTGAGGAAGCGGGCCGCGTGATTTCCCACGTTGGCAGAACGCAACGTTGGGCATCGCTCGCGGGAAGTCTCGTTCAAGTGGCGTGCATCGGCGCGGTGTCGACGTACCCCGAGTATCGCAATCAACACCTCGCGTCCACGTTACTGCAATCTGCTTGTGACCAAGCGATTGCGGCCGGTGTGGACTTCATGATGATATCCGGCGGACTCGGCATGTATCGCCGGGTCGGCGCGGCGGATGTTGGCCGGGACCATCGTGTCTCGTTGCGTTTGGACGACGCGCGAAGATTGCCGCGCGAAGACCTGTCCATCGCTCCCTTCTCGGAATCGGATATCGAATTCTGCGAACGCGCCTACGCGCGCAAATCGGCGCGGTTCGTACGCACACGCGACGACTGGGAATGGTTCCTTCGCTCTCGTTCCTGCATGACGCACATCGCTGACCTCTGGGTGGTTCGTGTTGACGACGTGCCGTGCGCTTACATCGCCTCCTACAAACCCGCCGATGACTCGGAGGTCTTTGTCGTGGAACACGCGGGCGACGAGACCGCAGTCGCGGGCGCCTTGTGGAACGTTGCGGTGCAGTCCGGCGCGGATTCCATCGGCATCCACGTTCAAGCAGAAGAGCCGTACCTGCGCCAACGGCTGGTGGACGCCGGCGGCCGTCCAGAGACCAATCACTCGATGGGCACACTGCTCTTGCTCAACATACCGCAGCTAATCGAGCGGATGCGTCCCTGGTTCGAGACGCGTATCGGCATGAAGGCCGCGCACGATCTTCGTGTCACGCAAGATGGCGAAGCCGTCACGTTTTCCGTGTGCGGGGAATCCTGCACCGTATCGGGAAAAGCGGCGGCGGCAGAGTTCATCTTCGGGAATCATGATCGCGCCATGCCGGATGGACTGCTCGGCAGGGTATTTCCCATACCTGGCCTTTGGTACGGGCTCAACTACGTGTGACTGATAGCGCTACGGCGTGGCCGGTGCTTTCACCCGCAGTTTGTCGCCAACCTGCAGACTGTCGCTCTCCAACGCGTTCCACTTCCTCAAGTCGTCCGCGGTGACTCCAAACTTGTCCGCGATCTTCGAAAGGTTGTCACCACGCTCGACGGAGTAAGTATCGGCATCGGCAGGAGGCGCAGGCGCAGGTGCTGCCGCTTCGGCGGGAGGCGTTTCTGCTGGAGCCGGTTGGGTTTCTTCCGCATCCGATTCCTCGGGGGGCGTAAAGTTCTGCGGCACGTTTACGATAAGCAACTGATCCACCTGCAGACTCGTATCAGGCAGGCCGTTCCATTCCATTAGGTCTTGGTAGGTGACATTGTACTTCTTCGCAATGTTCGCCAGATTCTCCCCGCGCCTGACCTTGTGCGTCAGAGCCTTGGTACCTTGCGGGGCGGGAGCTGTCGCCTCGTGAGGCGGCTCCTCGTCCGGCGGCTGCGCCGTCGGCGGCACACTCGGATCCGGCGCAGTCTCAGGAGCAGGTGCGGCAGGCGCGGGCTCGGGCGCTGCAACGGGCTCCGCAGGCGCTGGCGCAGGGGCTTCGGGAGCCGGCGCCGGAGGCTCGGGAGCTGGAGTCGGAGTTTCGGGAGCCGGCGCCGCAGGCTCGGGAGTTGGAGTCGGAGTTTCGGGAGCCGGTGCCGGAGTCTCGGGAGCCGGTGCGGATTCTGTGGGTTCTCCGGCAGGGTAAATTTTCAGCTTCTGTCCGACGCGGACACTCGTCTTCTTCAGATCGTTCCACTTCACGATCTGCTTCGTCGTTACGCCATATTTGGACGCGATCTTCGACAGCATGTCGCCCTTTTCAACGACGTGAACAATCTCGGTGCCAGGCGCGGCACTACCTTCCGGCGCCGTTGCATCCGCATCGGTCTTCGCGTCGTCCTTCTTCGGAAGCTGACGCAAGGTTCCTTCAAGGCGAGGAGGCGCCTTCAGCCATTGCTGCCAGCCATCCAACCGCTTCTTGCTCTTGGACAACGTTGCGCGCGACAGCGTGGGGTTTTCCTCATAGATCTTGCCGGGCTCAGGCTGCGTCACAGCATCGGCCGGCGCAGCGTCACCGGCGGTCACGGCGGCTTCAATTGCCGCGCACACGCCGTGCAGCGCTTCCGGAGAGACGTTCTGCACAATCGCGGCATCGCAACCGGCTTTCAACGCCGCGATGACTGCCTTGTCGAGCGGGACGGTCTTCGCGATCGCGCCAAGCGACATGTCATCCGCGATGACCACGCCGCGATAGTCCCACATCTCTTCGCGCACGTTGCGGCCCACGATCACCGGAGAAATCGACGCGGGGCGATCGGGATTCTTGTCGTCGAGCGCGGGAACGAGAATGTGCGAAACCAGGATCCCCGGAATCTTGACGCTCGCCGCCTGCTGGAACGGAAACACGACTTCCGCCAATTCGGAAGTGGACTTCTTGTTCAGCGCCGGTTTGTCGTTCAGATCCTCCGGGCAACCGCCAATGCCGGGATAGTGCTTCACAACAGGGATAACGCCCGCGGACGTTAATCCGTCGGCAAACGCCAAGCCTATTGCGGTAACCATACCGGAATCAGAACCGAACGTGAGCGATTTCATCGCGTCGCCCGCAGTCGGCTCGTAAATGTCCAGGGAAGGTCCCAACAAGACGCCAATACCGGCGCTCGCACACACGGATCCGACAGTGCGCCCGGCCATTCGGGCATACTCGAGATCGCCTTTCTTCTGACACTCTTTGGCGACTTCAGGCGGGCTCAGGTTCTTCTTCAAACCAAGCTTCTTCAGCACTTCGCTTTCATCGTCGGCAGCGATGATCGGCAGACTGGCGATATCCGTTCCGAGACCCACCGCCTCTTTGATC
This DNA window, taken from Candidatus Hydrogenedentota bacterium, encodes the following:
- a CDS encoding glycoside hydrolase, producing the protein MRAFERWLIRSAFACALLTLHAFAQGPGFHVDVFPDSETYPRNSEGSIIELTDGRLYLVGTRFYGGLADEAAANIVSRISSDGGSTWSEPVVIQENVGTQNVMSASLQRLTAERTPDGKRGAGPIGLFYLVTNSEVDLKVYLRTSTDEAKTWSEPLCVTNRPGYHVMNNDRVVRLSTGRLLCPVAWTSDSGKVNHYTSLCFISDDQGRTWTAGTGSVDAPKRGAMEPEVIERKDGSVLMLIRTQTGRNYAAVSQDGGDSWGGAEPFGPAAPEAPSTLRRIPSTGDWLLIFNPVTDANADHGGQRTPLSSAISKDEGKTWSTTRDIETRADQAFAYTSLIFANDRALMSYYVHDTNAKRIATRFRSIPVSWFYEEEPNP
- the typA gene encoding translational GTPase TypA; this translates as MTSPDKIRNLAIVAHIDHGKTTLIDSIFRAAHTFRENARVAERVMDNNEIERERGITIRSKHCTVEWGGYLINIIDTPGHADFSGEVERVLSMVNSVLLLVDANEGPMPQTRYVLMRALKLGLKPIVIVNKADRPNADSVSALNKTFDLFLELGASDEQADFPVLYGSGLHGWFVRNLVTDDRSGMDALFETIVEKVPAPNVNLDAPFLMQVCTITWKDHIGRVGCGRVLQGRLRKGPNFIRTTTRWKGYDDAHGWEIVNVQEERATHLWVTRGLESIDTDEVCAGDIVSIAGPKDIHIGDTFSAPELENPALPPLEIEEPTVSMLFCVNTGPFAGQEGKAVTLRQIKERLDRELRTNVALRVEDLGRADGVKVSGRGELHLAILIEEMRREGLELCVSAPEIITHTDDNGQLLEPMEELIIDVPGDYQGVVIEKISKRKGELFNMHNAGTGLLRLEFKIPTRGLIGYRNEFLTDTRGLGIMSSRFTGYEPWCGEVVARQRGSMISMDTGEITSYSLDNLQERGTLFVKPMERVYTGMIIGENSRPGDLPCNPTKRKALTNHRAAGKDHVAQLDVPRTLTLDTALEWIAPDELVEVTPQSIRVRKAVLDHEERKRIEKRTAALAG
- a CDS encoding thioesterase family protein produces the protein MKVEFERTFRVRHYECDAYEDAFYTSYLRYTQETAMDASASLGFDGPWYAERGTVWLVRDTEIEYLRPVRYGDSVVVKTWVENVRKVMSKRAYELRNSNSNEVVARAATDWAYLDVKTGKPARIPDEFTEMFLASGGGSANNNRERFPDPPAPAGRVFKQHRRVGWRDVDPAQHVNNTVYLAYAEDCAVEAAVSAGWTPERMRAEGVWLIARKHRIEYRQPAVLADDLEVATWVSDAGEDRFVRHYAITRIGDGVVLARARAELACIEPEKREAMPMPESLRNALID
- a CDS encoding DUF1343 domain-containing protein — protein: MTELQIESVRSAAVKAVEDSKSPGAVVYVGDSEKTYVFEAIGNRAVKPREEPATKDTIYDLASLTKVIATTTSIMLLHEEGKIDLDAPASHYVPIPAFGAFTIRHCLTHTSGLVALMPFYKECDSVDEMLQKYAGEPLKWPPGTRWKYSDAGFLLLGRTVELTARDSLASFTRKRIFEPLGMRDTMYKPPKELAARCAPTEQCAWRKRILRGAVHDENAFAIGGIAGHAGLFSTADDIAKFVRALLAGKILKPETLETMLRLDQTPVWPWQGIGWQLDPWTSKNWGFLTSRTAFGHTGWTGTSLWTDAKTGLFAIQLANTCHPSRTTRDNETLRNVFSIGVSRAAYPNTTNAHSGLDRLVREDFDPFRGKRIALLTHHAAVDQLGRHILDVFKLAPDVTLQVLYSPEHGLRGTAEAGEKVGSEKGAVPLISLYGNRTAPTPEELKGVDYFLVDLQDVGSRYYTYAATMKACMEACAAAGVTVIVLDRPNPVGGNVLEGPVATSATSPVCWGKVPIRHGMTLGEVAAYFQKYELSGKVSLDIKTLDAWEPVRYFDECALPWIPPSPNIPNPNTALLYVGMCLFEGTNLNEGRGTDTPFEVVGAPWLDAKQVIHSLSESDVPGCSLEPIEYTPRSLPGKASSPRFMDESCRGIRVRITDRATARPFTAAVALISAIHRKHGRRLKWSEHFDVLTGSGDLRKRIEQGASASDIVNSYAEPLKAFDELRPKSYLPVEEKSVPVTK
- a CDS encoding GNAT family N-acetyltransferase; protein product: MTGPRPVRVEELPSLRALVNSVFLPDSANDMFQFFPQLFNEQNCGNLLVFEEAGRVISHVGRTQRWASLAGSLVQVACIGAVSTYPEYRNQHLASTLLQSACDQAIAAGVDFMMISGGLGMYRRVGAADVGRDHRVSLRLDDARRLPREDLSIAPFSESDIEFCERAYARKSARFVRTRDDWEWFLRSRSCMTHIADLWVVRVDDVPCAYIASYKPADDSEVFVVEHAGDETAVAGALWNVAVQSGADSIGIHVQAEEPYLRQRLVDAGGRPETNHSMGTLLLLNIPQLIERMRPWFETRIGMKAAHDLRVTQDGEAVTFSVCGESCTVSGKAAAAEFIFGNHDRAMPDGLLGRVFPIPGLWYGLNYV
- a CDS encoding LysM peptidoglycan-binding domain-containing protein, coding for MEVYVRKRKPYLSFRLILIPVLAFLAGFALCYGLYGRSQTPAPIDVSENTSPGPETTAPEATPSESAGPSNPPASISGEPAEPQTPPSEMDALEDLWPARHLIVTVQGTKLDDATKTLLADLKPGGVLLTSANIESKEQTAALVTAIKEAVGLGTDIASLPIIAADDESEVLKKLGLKKNLSPPEVAKECQKKGDLEYARMAGRTVGSVCASAGIGVLLGPSLDIYEPTAGDAMKSLTFGSDSGMVTAIGLAFADGLTSAGVIPVVKHYPGIGGCPEDLNDKPALNKKSTSELAEVVFPFQQAASVKIPGILVSHILVPALDDKNPDRPASISPVIVGRNVREEMWDYRGVVIADDMSLGAIAKTVPLDKAVIAALKAGCDAAIVQNVSPEALHGVCAAIEAAVTAGDAAPADAVTQPEPGKIYEENPTLSRATLSKSKKRLDGWQQWLKAPPRLEGTLRQLPKKDDAKTDADATAPEGSAAPGTEIVHVVEKGDMLSKIASKYGVTTKQIVKWNDLKKTSVRVGQKLKIYPAGEPTESAPAPETPAPAPETPTPTPEPAAPAPETPTPAPEPPAPAPEAPAPAPAEPVAAPEPAPAAPAPETAPDPSVPPTAQPPDEEPPHEATAPAPQGTKALTHKVRRGENLANIAKKYNVTYQDLMEWNGLPDTSLQVDQLLIVNVPQNFTPPEESDAEETQPAPAETPPAEAAAPAPAPPADADTYSVERGDNLSKIADKFGVTADDLRKWNALESDSLQVGDKLRVKAPATP